Proteins from one Salvelinus sp. IW2-2015 linkage group LG32, ASM291031v2, whole genome shotgun sequence genomic window:
- the LOC111956642 gene encoding apolipoprotein L2 isoform X4 gives MMPSERKGKTAETPVVPPRPTEEEINRPARRGQQNTKKDNPDQCDDECLKEGESLFPVVKEEGENKDEGEAVVKPTDSTSAKMREPTRHNPFMPRGAGGKGKTKKREPQQGASGSDSTENKGGNKSLFDQLEVFRINPAEPEQQQNMDGLMEWWSTVEQWEDMPQEDDMTEKEEAKVFAVTAEKVQKGIRVFNKLFSERAESLWQHVIDLNSIADALDCFNKKTKIAQITGGSTSAVGGVCTIVGLALAPVTFGTSLIVTAVGLGVATAGGLTTAGAGISNTVNNSMDRKKVEAIVTDYQEKITDINKCMLFIKQGIESLRRFDLLKMKKHAYNRDFPGLNNIYEDGAMAGKAILINANEMMRVVQIANVAGSTAARAVQIASMATGVLTGLFVGMDIYFVAKDSKELKKGAKSEFAAKIREVATQLHDGLVELNGIRVELQSSDPGNTNETXTQNTDNTNYSKKTDVSDDDIDNYKTSDNKSIVDNSNTSDNSYKTRKS, from the exons ATGATGCCGAGTGAGAGGAAAGGGAAAACTGCTGAAACTCCAGTGGTTCCTCCTCGACCCACAGAAGAG GAGATAAACAGACCAGCCAGACGTGGTcagcaaaatacaaaaaaagacaatCCG GACCAATGTGATGATGAATGCCTTAAAGAGGGTGAATCTCTCTTCCCGGTGgtaaaagaggagggagagaacaagGACGAAGGAGAGGCCGTGGTTAAACCTACAGATAGCACATCA GCCAAGATGCGAGAACCCACGAGACACAATCCATTCATGCCACGCGGTGCTGGAGGCAAG GGTAAAACCAAGAAGCGTGAACCCCAGCAGGGAGCTTCAGGCAGTGACTCAACAGAG AACAAAGGTGGAAATAAATCATTATTCGACCAATTGGAGGTATTCCGTATTAATCCAGCGGAGCCAGAGCAGCAG CAGAATATGGATGGCCTGATGGAGTGGTGGAGCACAGTGGAGC AGTGGGAAGACATGCCTCAAGAGGATGACATGACTGAAAAAGAGGAGGCCAA GGTGTTTGCAGTAACAGCTGAGAAGGTGCAGAAAGGTATCCGTGTGTTCAACAAGCTSTTCTCAGAGCGTGCAGAGAGCCTGTGGCAGCACGTCATTGACCTTAACAGCATTGCAGACGCCCTCGACTGTTTCAACAAGAAGACTAAGATCGCCCAAATCACTGGCGGTTCCACCAGTGCGGTAGGAGGCGTATGTACCATTGTAGGCCTCGCCCTGGCCCCTGTCACCTTCGGAACCTCCCTGATTGTCACGGCGGTGGGGCTGGGTGTGGCCACGGCGGGCGGCCTCACCACGGCTGGAGCCGGAATCTCCAACACGGTCAACAACTCCATGGACCGCAAGAAGGTGGAGGCCATCGTGACGGACTACCAGGAGAAGATAACCGACATCAACAAGTGCATGCTGTTCATCAAGCAAGGGATTGAGAGCCTGCGCAGGTTCGATCTGCTGAAGATGAAGAAGCACGCGTACAACCGTGACTTCCCGGGCCTCAACAACATCTACGAGGATGGCGCCATGGCTGGAAAGGCCATCCTCATTAACGCCAATGAGATGATGCGTGTGGTGCAGATAGCCAACGTGGCMGGCAGCACRGCGGCCAGAGCTGTCCAGATTGCCAGCATGGCCACCGGAGTGCTCACCGGCCTCTTTGTGGGcatggacatctactttgtggccaAGGACTCCAAGGAGCTGAAGAAGGGAGCCAAGTCAGAGTTTGCAGCCAAGATCAGGGAGGTGGCGACCCAGCTGCATGATGGACTGGTGGAGCTCAATGGCATACGGGTTGAGCTGCAGTCCTCAGATCCAGGCAACACCAATGAGACTAAKACCCAAAACACAGATAATACCAATTACAGCAAAAAAACGGACGTCTCTGATGACGATATTGACAACTATAAAACCTCTGACAACAAAAGCATTGTTGACAACAGCAATACTTCAGATAACAGCTATAAGACCAGAAAATCCTAA